From Draconibacterium halophilum, one genomic window encodes:
- a CDS encoding alpha-L-fucosidase, with amino-acid sequence MKNLIVFGCLLCYLTSWSQKDTNERAQWFTDSRFGMFIHWGVYSGAEGYWKGEKLRNDNNYAEWILYRNSIDPDEYVTLLDRFQWDEIDPEEWVILAKKSGMKYITITAKHHDGFGIWDSKVSDYDLGNYTNPKRDIIAEMAAACKKHDIKLCLYYSHWVDWEHPLGWDHSREIYKLSENDYDRYWQEKVIPQITELLTNYGDISMLWFDMWIHHSESIVTKEQLLQLKSLIRELQPNCLVNSRLGLSIEEDPDIDYKTLGDNQLGNKKENFPWQSPATVAHSWGFHSSDSQWKSTSTLLKSLIGNVSLNGNFMLNIGPRANGDVPYEISQRMLEMGKWLQINGASIYGAEAFDLNKDLHDWGKITCKQDGNTFKLFLHVYNWPLTDHLNLSGITTTPKKIYLLADKQKSPLSFSHSNAFTYISLPTDQPDPYVSVLVAEYESKPEITDGIVAKTTDDGYSLLPGNQNPQPQSMEITPPSKYGTIPAFVAANGVTDFNWKIYVDQPGKKRVDVSYSFQGNRNNSQILLKAAGQSLYHSVHPTRQTVAEPNQDWHIDNFESNKIGTIDFPEPGFYTIKLSIQPSEADPIKFQWLWIK; translated from the coding sequence ATGAAAAACCTGATTGTCTTCGGTTGCCTGCTTTGCTACCTGACTTCCTGGAGCCAGAAAGATACCAATGAACGCGCCCAATGGTTTACCGATTCACGCTTTGGAATGTTTATACACTGGGGCGTTTACAGTGGTGCCGAAGGTTACTGGAAAGGCGAAAAACTTCGTAATGATAACAACTATGCTGAATGGATCTTGTACAGAAACAGTATTGATCCCGACGAATATGTTACGCTCCTTGACCGCTTTCAATGGGACGAAATTGATCCGGAAGAGTGGGTAATTCTGGCCAAAAAGTCAGGGATGAAATACATCACCATTACAGCCAAGCACCACGATGGTTTTGGAATATGGGACAGCAAGGTAAGCGATTACGACCTTGGGAATTACACCAATCCAAAACGCGATATTATTGCCGAAATGGCTGCAGCCTGCAAAAAACACGACATTAAACTTTGTCTGTACTATTCTCACTGGGTTGACTGGGAGCACCCACTTGGCTGGGACCATAGCCGCGAGATTTACAAATTATCAGAAAACGATTACGACCGCTACTGGCAAGAGAAAGTAATACCACAAATCACCGAGCTGTTGACCAATTATGGCGATATATCTATGCTGTGGTTTGATATGTGGATCCATCATTCTGAAAGTATTGTTACCAAAGAACAATTATTGCAGCTAAAATCATTGATACGCGAATTACAGCCCAACTGTCTGGTGAATTCACGTTTAGGATTGTCGATTGAAGAAGATCCCGACATTGATTACAAAACCCTGGGCGACAACCAGCTTGGTAACAAAAAGGAAAATTTCCCCTGGCAATCACCGGCAACAGTTGCGCATTCATGGGGATTTCATTCGTCCGATTCGCAATGGAAATCAACGTCAACATTATTAAAATCCTTAATTGGGAATGTTAGTTTGAATGGTAATTTTATGCTGAATATCGGACCTCGGGCAAACGGTGATGTACCTTACGAAATTTCCCAGCGCATGCTTGAAATGGGAAAATGGCTGCAGATAAACGGCGCATCGATTTATGGAGCAGAAGCTTTCGATTTAAACAAAGACCTACACGATTGGGGAAAAATAACCTGCAAACAGGATGGAAACACCTTTAAATTGTTCCTCCATGTTTATAACTGGCCATTAACCGATCACCTGAATCTTTCCGGAATTACCACAACGCCTAAAAAAATCTATCTATTGGCAGATAAACAAAAATCACCACTCTCCTTTTCGCACTCCAACGCATTTACATATATTAGCCTGCCCACAGACCAACCCGATCCATACGTATCAGTGCTTGTTGCTGAATACGAATCGAAACCCGAAATTACAGATGGAATTGTTGCCAAAACAACTGACGATGGTTATTCATTGCTTCCCGGAAATCAAAATCCGCAACCTCAATCAATGGAAATTACGCCTCCTTCAAAATACGGAACAATTCCGGCGTTTGTGGCAGCGAATGGCGTTACTGACTTTAACTGGAAAATATACGTCGACCAACCGGGCAAAAAAAGAGTGGATGTATCTTATAGCTTTCAGGGCAACAGAAATAACAGCCAGATTCTTCTAAAAGCTGCCGGGCAATCGTTATATCATTCGGTGCATCCAACCAGACAAACAGTTGCCGAACCCAATCAGGATTGGCATATCGATAATTTCGAATCGAACAAAATAGGTACAATCGATTTCCCCGAACCTGGTTTTTACACCATCAAACTCAGTATTCAACCAAGCGAAGCAGATCCGATCAAGTTCCAATGGTTGTGGATTAAATAA
- a CDS encoding aminoacyl-histidine dipeptidase — MKTLAALKPQPLFNYFEEICQVPRPSKKEEKIRQYLLDFAWENKLEANTDKIGNVVIKKPATKDMEQAPTVILQTHMDMVCEKNSDKEFDFDSDAIEPVIVDGWVKANGTTLGADCGIGIAAQLAVLTSNELKHGPIECLITVDEETGLTGAFNLQPGFLSGSVLLNLDSEDEGELFIGCAGGVDTLATFDYQLEEINKNSIALIISVSGLLGGHSGDDIHKNRGNANKILNRFLWNWNEDFEIRLAEFNGGNLRNAIAREAYGIITIPADKKDDVLASFNKMAASIKDEFQFAEPKLEISCTETELPTFVVDTDTQNKLLNAVYACPHGVLEMSSRMVDMVETSTNLASVKFTDDNKIVVTTSQRSEIEGRKYYAAETVKSVFNLAGAAIRHSDGYPGWTPNPDSKVVEITVNSYKKLFGKKPIVRSIHAGLECGLFLEKYPGLDMVSFGPTILGAHSPDERLDISTTEKFWKHLVDVLENIK, encoded by the coding sequence ATGAAAACATTAGCAGCGTTAAAACCACAACCTCTTTTTAACTATTTCGAAGAAATCTGCCAGGTACCACGGCCATCGAAGAAAGAGGAAAAAATAAGACAATATTTACTTGATTTTGCCTGGGAAAATAAACTGGAAGCAAACACCGATAAAATCGGAAATGTAGTGATTAAGAAGCCTGCCACTAAAGACATGGAGCAGGCACCAACCGTTATTCTGCAAACCCACATGGACATGGTTTGTGAGAAGAATTCGGACAAGGAATTTGATTTTGATAGCGACGCCATTGAACCAGTAATTGTCGATGGTTGGGTAAAAGCCAACGGAACAACATTGGGAGCCGATTGCGGAATTGGTATTGCAGCCCAATTGGCGGTACTGACTTCAAACGAATTAAAACACGGCCCGATTGAATGTCTGATTACCGTTGATGAAGAAACCGGATTAACCGGTGCTTTTAACCTGCAACCCGGCTTTTTATCGGGCTCGGTTTTGCTAAACCTCGATTCGGAAGATGAAGGTGAGTTGTTTATTGGTTGTGCCGGTGGAGTTGATACACTTGCTACCTTTGATTACCAGCTGGAAGAGATAAATAAAAACTCAATAGCCCTGATAATTTCGGTAAGCGGACTTTTGGGAGGCCACTCGGGTGACGATATTCACAAAAACCGTGGAAATGCCAACAAAATCCTAAACCGTTTTTTATGGAACTGGAACGAGGATTTTGAAATCCGTCTCGCAGAGTTCAATGGAGGTAATTTACGCAATGCCATTGCCCGCGAAGCATACGGAATTATTACAATTCCTGCTGATAAAAAAGATGATGTGTTGGCTTCATTCAATAAAATGGCGGCTTCGATAAAAGATGAATTTCAATTTGCCGAGCCAAAACTGGAAATCAGTTGTACAGAAACCGAGCTACCAACTTTTGTTGTTGATACCGATACGCAAAACAAACTTTTAAATGCTGTTTATGCCTGTCCGCATGGCGTTTTGGAAATGAGCTCACGCATGGTAGATATGGTGGAAACCTCAACAAACCTGGCTTCGGTTAAATTTACCGACGACAATAAAATAGTAGTAACCACCAGTCAGCGCAGCGAAATCGAAGGACGTAAGTATTATGCCGCAGAAACCGTAAAATCGGTTTTCAACCTTGCCGGGGCTGCTATAAGACACAGCGACGGTTATCCGGGCTGGACTCCAAATCCGGATTCAAAAGTTGTGGAAATCACTGTAAATTCATACAAAAAACTATTTGGGAAAAAACCAATTGTTAGATCGATTCATGCCGGATTGGAATGCGGATTATTCCTTGAAAAATATCCGGGACTTGACATGGTTTCCTTTGGCCCAACTATTCTTGGAGCTCACTCTCCCGATGAACGTTTAGATATTTCGACTACCGAGAAATTCTGGAAACATTTGGTTGATGTGCTTGAAAATATAAAATAG
- a CDS encoding Dabb family protein, protein MKNRRSFLKKAVAGVTFSALLPITKSATAGEVKLKNALIHHVFFWLKEPANEQHKKQLVEALNQLTKIKTIKLSHIGFPASTEDRDVVDHSYSVSFMVLFDSQADQDSYQVDPIHLKFVEENQHLWNKVIVYDSID, encoded by the coding sequence ATGAAAAACCGACGATCGTTTTTAAAAAAAGCTGTTGCGGGAGTTACCTTTTCGGCCTTGCTTCCTATTACCAAAAGTGCCACAGCCGGCGAAGTAAAACTTAAGAATGCGCTGATACATCATGTGTTTTTCTGGTTAAAAGAACCTGCAAACGAGCAGCATAAAAAACAACTGGTTGAAGCTCTAAACCAACTCACCAAAATTAAAACCATAAAACTGAGTCACATTGGTTTTCCGGCATCCACAGAAGACCGTGATGTGGTAGACCATTCCTATTCGGTGTCGTTTATGGTACTATTCGATAGTCAGGCCGACCAGGATTCGTACCAGGTTGATCCGATTCACCTGAAATTTGTAGAGGAAAACCAGCACTTGTGGAATAAAGTGATTGTTTACGACTCGATAGATTAG
- the kdsA gene encoding 3-deoxy-8-phosphooctulonate synthase encodes MIPQLDKLKNTESDNFFLMAGPCAIESETMAMEIAEKVVAITEKLKIPYIFKGSYRKANRSRLDSFTGIGDKKALKILRKVSESFNIPVVTDIHTANEAAMAAEYVDVLQIPAFLCRQTDILVAAAKTGKLVNIKKGQFLSADAMQFAVNKVRESGNNNIALTERGTTFGYQDLLVDYRGIPVMKEMKVPVVLDITHSLQQPNQASGVTGGKPELIETVARAGIAVGADGIFIETHPNPAEAKSDGANMLRLDLLESLLTKLVLIKQTINKI; translated from the coding sequence ATGATTCCACAACTAGATAAACTTAAAAATACCGAAAGCGATAATTTCTTTTTAATGGCCGGTCCGTGTGCCATTGAAAGTGAAACGATGGCAATGGAAATTGCCGAAAAAGTGGTTGCCATTACCGAAAAATTAAAGATTCCATACATTTTTAAAGGTTCCTACCGAAAAGCCAACCGTTCGCGCCTCGATTCGTTTACAGGAATTGGCGACAAAAAAGCATTGAAGATACTGAGAAAAGTGAGCGAATCGTTTAATATTCCCGTGGTTACCGACATTCATACAGCCAACGAAGCTGCGATGGCCGCCGAATATGTTGACGTATTGCAGATACCGGCTTTTTTATGCCGCCAAACTGATATTTTGGTAGCTGCGGCAAAAACCGGCAAGTTGGTAAATATAAAAAAGGGGCAGTTCCTCTCGGCCGACGCCATGCAGTTCGCTGTTAACAAAGTACGTGAGAGCGGAAACAATAACATTGCCCTAACGGAACGGGGGACAACTTTTGGCTACCAGGATTTGTTGGTGGATTACCGCGGAATTCCGGTGATGAAAGAAATGAAGGTGCCGGTTGTTTTAGATATTACCCACTCGCTGCAGCAACCCAACCAGGCCAGTGGTGTTACCGGTGGCAAACCGGAATTGATTGAAACGGTTGCACGCGCGGGAATTGCCGTTGGTGCCGATGGAATATTTATTGAAACACACCCAAATCCGGCCGAAGCAAAATCGGATGGTGCCAATATGTTGCGGCTTGATTTACTGGAATCGCTGTTGACAAAACTCGTTCTGATTAAACAAACCATAAATAAAATATAA
- a CDS encoding saccharopine dehydrogenase family protein: protein MSKVLIIGAGGVGRVVASKCADNPEVFSEILLASRTVSKCDVIAKEVGKGRIKTASLNADNVAATVALIKEFQPELVINVALPYQDLPIMDACLETGVNYLDTANYEPKDEAKFEYSWQWAYHDRFKEKGIMAVLGCGFDPGVTSIYTAHAAKHHFDEMHYLDIVDCNGGDHGKAFATNFNPEINIREITQNGRYWENGQWVETKPFEIKKALNYPNIGARNSYVLYHEELESLTKNFPSLKRARFWMTFGDEYLTHLRVIENIGMSRIDPVKYKGVDIIPLEFLKEVLPNPGDLGDNYTGETSIGCRIKGIKDGEEKTYYVWNNCSHKKAFEETGTQGVSYTTGVPAMLGAMMVLTGKWKGEGVFNVEEFNPDPFMEKIGEHGLPWNEEINGDLEL from the coding sequence ATGAGTAAAGTATTAATAATTGGAGCAGGAGGTGTTGGCCGTGTAGTAGCCAGCAAGTGTGCGGATAATCCGGAAGTTTTTTCAGAAATTCTATTGGCCAGCCGCACCGTATCGAAGTGCGATGTAATAGCAAAAGAAGTTGGTAAAGGACGAATTAAAACGGCCTCGTTAAATGCCGATAATGTTGCAGCTACAGTTGCGCTGATAAAAGAATTTCAACCGGAACTGGTTATCAATGTTGCGCTCCCCTATCAGGATCTTCCAATTATGGATGCCTGCCTGGAAACCGGCGTAAACTATTTAGATACGGCCAATTATGAGCCTAAAGATGAAGCCAAATTCGAGTACAGCTGGCAGTGGGCCTACCACGATCGTTTTAAAGAAAAAGGTATTATGGCGGTATTGGGTTGTGGATTCGATCCCGGAGTGACCAGTATTTACACGGCACACGCAGCTAAACATCATTTTGATGAAATGCACTACCTCGATATTGTGGATTGCAACGGCGGCGACCACGGAAAAGCATTTGCCACTAATTTTAACCCGGAGATCAATATTCGCGAGATAACTCAAAACGGCCGCTACTGGGAAAACGGGCAGTGGGTAGAGACCAAACCTTTTGAAATAAAAAAGGCGTTGAATTACCCAAATATCGGAGCACGCAATTCGTACGTTCTTTATCACGAAGAACTGGAGTCGTTGACCAAAAACTTCCCAAGTTTAAAACGCGCCCGTTTCTGGATGACTTTTGGCGACGAATACCTAACTCACCTTCGCGTGATTGAAAATATTGGTATGAGCCGCATTGATCCGGTAAAATACAAAGGTGTTGACATTATTCCGTTGGAATTCCTGAAAGAGGTGCTGCCAAATCCGGGCGATCTGGGTGATAATTACACCGGCGAAACATCAATCGGTTGCCGAATTAAAGGAATAAAAGACGGCGAAGAAAAAACATATTACGTTTGGAACAACTGCAGCCACAAAAAAGCTTTTGAAGAAACGGGAACGCAAGGCGTTTCTTACACAACCGGTGTTCCGGCAATGCTGGGTGCCATGATGGTGCTTACCGGAAAATGGAAAGGCGAAGGTGTATTTAACGTTGAAGAATTTAATCCTGATCCATTTATGGAGAAAATCGGTGAACACGGTTTGCCATGGAACGAAGAAATTAACGGCGATCTGGAATTGTAA
- the nspC gene encoding carboxynorspermidine decarboxylase, producing MNYKEIPSPTFVLDEKLLRNNLELINRVQQKAGIEIILAFKGFAMWSAFPIVREYLKGATASSLYEARLCFEEMKTRAHLYSPVYLDHEFDELMSYSSHIVFNSVRQFEKYHQRTQTAGHKISCGIRVNPEYSDVGTDLYNPSAPGSRLGVGSDEMPEELPEGIEGIHFHVLCESDSYSLEKVLENLENKYGKYLHQVKWVNMGGGHLMTREGYDHQHLIQLLTAFREKYDVKVILEPGSAIAWETGVLVATIQDIVEHKGVKTAILDVSFTAHMPDTLEMPYRPKIVDAKDPSEESQHLYRLGGGSCLAGDFMEAYDFGRELKIGEQIIFLDMIHYTMVKTTMFNGVNHPAIAIWTKDDELRIVRKFKYQDFKNRLS from the coding sequence TTGAATTATAAAGAAATACCTTCACCGACTTTTGTTCTCGATGAAAAACTGCTTCGTAATAACCTGGAACTTATTAATCGTGTTCAGCAGAAAGCAGGAATCGAAATCATTCTCGCCTTTAAAGGATTTGCCATGTGGAGCGCATTTCCCATTGTTCGCGAATATTTAAAAGGTGCAACAGCCAGCTCGTTGTACGAAGCGCGTTTGTGTTTCGAGGAAATGAAAACACGCGCACATCTTTACTCGCCGGTGTACCTCGATCATGAATTTGACGAATTGATGAGCTACAGCAGCCATATTGTTTTTAACTCAGTCAGGCAGTTTGAAAAGTATCACCAACGCACACAAACGGCCGGTCATAAAATTTCTTGTGGAATTCGCGTGAATCCTGAATACTCTGATGTGGGTACCGATCTGTACAATCCAAGTGCACCGGGATCGCGATTGGGAGTTGGCAGCGATGAAATGCCCGAAGAATTGCCGGAAGGAATTGAAGGCATTCATTTTCATGTGTTGTGCGAATCGGATTCTTACAGTCTTGAAAAAGTATTGGAAAACCTGGAAAATAAATATGGCAAATACCTGCACCAGGTAAAATGGGTAAATATGGGTGGCGGTCATTTAATGACTCGCGAAGGTTACGATCACCAGCATTTAATTCAACTTCTCACCGCTTTCCGAGAAAAATACGATGTAAAAGTGATTCTGGAACCCGGCAGTGCCATTGCATGGGAAACCGGCGTGTTGGTAGCAACCATTCAGGATATTGTGGAACACAAAGGCGTTAAAACGGCTATTCTCGATGTGTCGTTTACAGCCCACATGCCCGATACGCTGGAAATGCCTTATCGTCCAAAAATTGTTGACGCAAAAGATCCATCTGAAGAAAGTCAACACCTTTACCGTTTAGGAGGTGGAAGCTGTTTAGCAGGTGATTTTATGGAAGCATACGACTTTGGCCGCGAATTAAAAATTGGCGAACAAATTATTTTCCTCGATATGATTCACTACACCATGGTAAAAACCACCATGTTTAATGGTGTAAATCATCCGGCAATCGCCATTTGGACAAAAGATGACGAACTACGCATTGTGCGGAAGTTTAAGTATCAAGATTTTAAAAACCGCTTGTCATAA
- a CDS encoding type III PLP-dependent enzyme domain-containing protein yields MKNTYFDLIEQSYYFPQEGFDLRGDSLTFHGISLKYLIKKYGTPFRFIYLPKIGEQIKKSRNLFNKAIKKNNYDGKYYYCYCTKCNHFSHVVNEALKHNVNLETSSSYDIDLILHLFKDKKIDKNRKIIHNGYKTQEYLKKIIDLQRLGFKNNIVILDSINELERIEKLANGETVKVGIRMAINEESQSAYYTSRLGIRHTKIPDFFEKNIKGKKNIELKMLHFFVDSGVKDSLYFWGEFQKALKLYIDLKKQCDSLDSFNLGGGFPIRNHLGFEYDYEYMIKEIVANIKTACSAENLPDPDIYTEFGKYTVGESGAIIFEVLEQKQQNDTESWYIVNNSLMNTIPDAWSIFEKFILLPINKWNNEYKRVNIGGISCDHSDYYNSEDFNQEVLLPSYADEDKEPLYLGFFHTGAYQDAISGYGGIKHCLIPSPKHVIIDRDEKGNFFDYVYRNEQSADEMFKILGYTKDEE; encoded by the coding sequence ATGAAGAATACTTATTTTGATTTGATTGAGCAAAGCTATTATTTTCCACAGGAAGGCTTTGATTTAAGAGGTGATTCGCTTACATTTCATGGAATCTCATTAAAATATCTGATTAAAAAATATGGTACTCCGTTTAGGTTTATTTATCTGCCAAAAATTGGGGAACAAATAAAGAAGTCGCGTAACCTGTTTAATAAAGCCATTAAAAAGAATAATTATGATGGCAAATATTATTATTGTTATTGCACCAAATGCAACCACTTTTCGCACGTGGTTAACGAAGCCTTAAAACACAATGTAAACCTCGAAACTTCGTCGTCGTACGATATTGATCTTATCCTTCATCTATTTAAGGACAAAAAGATTGACAAGAACCGGAAGATTATTCACAACGGTTACAAAACTCAGGAGTATCTTAAAAAGATTATCGATTTGCAACGGTTGGGTTTCAAGAATAACATTGTTATTCTTGATAGTATTAATGAGCTGGAACGGATTGAAAAACTGGCCAACGGCGAGACCGTAAAAGTGGGAATTCGCATGGCGATTAATGAAGAATCGCAGTCGGCGTATTATACTTCTCGGTTAGGAATACGGCATACAAAAATTCCGGATTTTTTCGAAAAAAATATTAAAGGGAAGAAAAACATTGAACTAAAGATGCTTCACTTTTTTGTTGATTCGGGCGTAAAAGACAGCCTGTATTTTTGGGGGGAGTTTCAAAAAGCATTAAAGCTATACATCGACCTGAAGAAACAATGCGACTCGTTGGATTCTTTTAACCTGGGAGGTGGCTTTCCAATACGAAATCATTTGGGTTTCGAGTATGATTATGAGTACATGATTAAAGAAATTGTTGCCAACATTAAAACAGCTTGCTCGGCTGAGAATTTGCCCGATCCGGATATTTACACCGAATTTGGAAAATATACTGTTGGCGAAAGTGGAGCCATAATTTTCGAGGTGTTGGAGCAAAAACAGCAAAACGATACCGAAAGCTGGTACATCGTTAATAACAGTCTGATGAATACCATTCCGGATGCGTGGTCTATTTTCGAGAAATTTATTTTGCTACCCATAAACAAGTGGAACAACGAATACAAACGCGTAAACATTGGCGGTATTAGTTGCGACCACTCCGATTATTACAACTCGGAAGACTTTAATCAGGAGGTGCTTTTGCCTTCGTATGCCGATGAGGATAAAGAGCCGTTGTACCTTGGCTTTTTCCACACCGGAGCATACCAGGATGCTATTAGTGGATACGGCGGGATAAAACATTGTTTGATCCCCTCTCCGAAACATGTAATTATCGATCGCGACGAAAAGGGTAACTTCTTCGATTATGTTTATCGTAATGAGCAGTCGGCCGATGAAATGTTTAAGATTTTGGGATACACCAAAGACGAGGAATAG
- a CDS encoding spore maturation protein: MDWVVAGVTWSFEQMGVNADFTPALPTALMKPLSGSGARGMMVDAMTTYGADSFVGRVASTVQGATDTTFYILAVYFGAVGIKNTRYAVVCGLIADFTGIIASILLAYLFFY; this comes from the coding sequence ATGGACTGGGTGGTTGCCGGCGTAACCTGGAGCTTTGAGCAAATGGGAGTAAACGCCGATTTTACCCCGGCCTTACCAACTGCCTTAATGAAACCCTTGAGTGGAAGTGGTGCCCGCGGAATGATGGTGGACGCCATGACAACATACGGCGCCGATTCGTTTGTAGGCCGCGTGGCAAGTACCGTGCAAGGGGCTACCGATACTACCTTTTATATTCTGGCGGTTTATTTTGGTGCTGTTGGAATTAAAAACACCCGCTATGCCGTTGTATGCGGTTTAATTGCCGATTTTACGGGTATTATAGCATCGATATTGCTGGCGTATCTTTTCTTTTATTAG
- a CDS encoding agmatinase family protein, with protein sequence MSETFENKDFNPNRVGLKNGNFIGLPYDEDSAEVVLLPVPWDVTVSYGEGTALAPAKILEASSQLDLFDPDVKDAWKRGIYFQPVSEAVLEIRNKLRPKAARYINFLENGGTISENETLQQNLLEINQQCEAMNFFVYRETTKLLDAGKIVGLVGGDHSTPLGYFKALSEKYDRFGVVQIDAHLDLRSAYEGFTYSHASVFYNAVQMPEIKKLAQVGIRDCCDEEVELAEKDDRIEVYFDQKLKEEQFKGATWDEQCDEIISELPGNIYISFDVDGLNPKLCPQTGTPVPGGLEYNQVVFLFKKILESGRRIIGFDVCETGNAEWDANVAARIIYKLSCLAG encoded by the coding sequence ATGAGTGAAACTTTCGAAAATAAAGATTTTAACCCAAATAGAGTGGGACTAAAAAACGGCAATTTTATTGGTCTTCCGTATGATGAGGATTCTGCCGAAGTTGTGCTGCTTCCGGTGCCCTGGGATGTTACGGTTTCGTATGGCGAAGGAACAGCACTGGCACCTGCAAAGATTCTGGAAGCATCATCACAATTGGATTTATTTGATCCGGATGTAAAAGATGCCTGGAAACGTGGAATTTATTTTCAGCCCGTAAGCGAAGCGGTTTTGGAGATTCGAAACAAGTTGCGACCCAAAGCAGCGCGCTATATCAATTTTCTGGAGAATGGCGGAACTATTTCGGAGAATGAGACGTTGCAACAAAACCTGTTGGAGATCAACCAGCAATGCGAAGCCATGAACTTTTTTGTTTATCGCGAAACAACGAAATTACTTGACGCCGGAAAAATAGTAGGCTTGGTTGGTGGCGACCACAGTACTCCCTTAGGGTATTTTAAGGCGTTATCGGAAAAATACGATCGTTTTGGGGTGGTTCAGATTGATGCACATCTCGATTTGCGAAGTGCTTATGAAGGATTTACGTATTCACACGCTTCTGTTTTTTACAATGCCGTACAAATGCCCGAAATTAAAAAACTGGCTCAGGTTGGAATAAGGGATTGTTGCGATGAGGAAGTTGAGTTGGCAGAAAAAGACGATCGGATAGAAGTATATTTCGACCAGAAATTGAAAGAAGAGCAATTTAAAGGGGCCACCTGGGACGAACAATGCGACGAAATTATTAGCGAATTACCCGGTAATATTTACATCAGTTTTGATGTGGATGGACTGAATCCGAAACTTTGCCCGCAAACAGGAACGCCTGTGCCGGGAGGATTGGAGTATAACCAGGTTGTTTTTCTGTTTAAAAAGATTTTGGAGAGTGGCCGCCGGATTATTGGTTTCGATGTGTGCGAAACCGGAAATGCCGAGTGGGATGCCAATGTTGCAGCCCGAATCATATATAAACTCAGTTGTTTGGCCGGATAA
- a CDS encoding nitroreductase family protein has product MSVTEIIKNRRATPPRLFAKKDLPNGSVEELLRSANWAPNHKKTEPWRFKVYRGEAKAKLAADAKALLLEKQKEGYPVAPEKIEKFASTLERVPVAIAVILQPDPAGRLPEWEELAAVSMAVQNMWLTATEMDLAAFWATPTFIELFDELLELENNQKSLGFFYVGQVMMDFPSPGRQDWKDKIEWKE; this is encoded by the coding sequence ATGTCAGTTACTGAAATTATAAAAAACCGAAGGGCAACACCGCCCCGTTTATTTGCCAAGAAAGACTTACCAAACGGCTCGGTAGAAGAGCTGTTGAGAAGTGCCAATTGGGCACCCAACCATAAAAAGACGGAACCTTGGCGGTTTAAAGTGTACCGTGGCGAAGCCAAAGCAAAGTTGGCTGCCGATGCGAAAGCTTTACTGCTTGAAAAACAAAAGGAAGGCTACCCGGTTGCTCCTGAAAAAATAGAAAAATTTGCATCCACTCTGGAGCGTGTACCTGTTGCCATTGCAGTTATATTGCAGCCTGATCCAGCGGGACGTTTGCCCGAATGGGAAGAGCTTGCGGCGGTATCGATGGCCGTACAAAATATGTGGCTAACCGCAACCGAAATGGATTTGGCAGCATTTTGGGCAACACCAACTTTTATTGAGTTGTTTGATGAATTGCTTGAACTGGAGAACAACCAAAAAAGTCTGGGTTTCTTTTATGTTGGCCAGGTAATGATGGATTTTCCTTCGCCGGGACGACAAGACTGGAAGGACAAAATTGAATGGAAAGAATGA